In Elaeis guineensis isolate ETL-2024a chromosome 1, EG11, whole genome shotgun sequence, a genomic segment contains:
- the LOC140856472 gene encoding uncharacterized protein — protein sequence MGLQRRQEEMMEQLNRLTKRLSGWQHFPHHYSGMAIQHHDELIVMMKRSMMNPEMMMVWRNTHGKDGSKEELYIKLQSLRQGRMCVEDYIKEFEMLMMRCDLREPQEQTIARFLGGLNKEIADTVELQSYVFLDDVIKLAVKVERQCKRGASKPSKTTNSSSLSPWSVPKVVPKQVEKGDSSKQVTDAAKEKEVGNSQPLKRSRDIKYFKCLGYGHIASECPNKKVTKQVVVPFSISKSYKDEVVCDVVPMKASHLLLGRPWQYDRRAIHDGFKNTYSFAKNGKNIVLAPLSPQQVQKDQLVIEKGKKENLFANKGEVKRVLTNHEIIFVLVAKQVPSEEVSLPPQMKEILEEFTDVFPEELPKGLPPIRGIEHQIDLIPGFALPNRPAYRCNPEEAKELQRQVADLLEKGYVRESMSPCSVPALLVPKKDGSMRMCMDSRAINKIIIKYRYPIPRLDDMLDELHGAKDFSKIDLRSGYHQIRMKEGDEWKTAFKTKFGLYEWTVMPFGLSNAPSTFMRLMNHVLRKFIGDFVVVYFDDILIFSRNQEEHMEHLRGVFEVLRQEKLYGNLKKCHFCQDRIVFLGYVVSQHGVEVDEEKVKAIKEWPVPTNVSEVRSFHGLASFLSEIYSISLVNLFLNETWVLLLPATSLTLELMNPE from the exons ATGGGGCTCCAGCGGCGTCAAGAAGAGATGATGGAGCAACTTAATCGCCTAACAAAGCGTTTGAGTGGTTGGCAACACTTCCCCCACCACTACAGCGGCATGGCCATCCAGCACCACGACGAGTTGATCGTAATGATGAAGAGGAGTATGATGAACCCGGAGATGATGATGGTGTGGAGGAACACCCATGGCAAAGACGGCAGTAAAGAA GAGCTGTACATCAAGTTACAAAGCTTGAGACAAGGGAGGATGTGTGTTGAGGATTATATCAAAGAATTtgagatgttgatgatgagatgcgATTTGCGAGAACCTCAAGAACAGACCATTGCAAGGTTCTTAGGAGGCTTGAATAAGGAGATTGCTGATACGGTGGAGTTGCAATCTTATGTGTTCCTTGACGATGTGATCAAACTTGCTGTTAAAGTGGAGAGACAGTGCAAGCGTGGTGCAAGTAAGCCAAGTAAGACTACCAACTCATCTTCCTTATCACCATGGTCCGTCCCTAAGGTGGTGCCAAAACAAGTCGAAAAAGGTGATTCTAGCAAGCAAGTCACAGATgcggccaaagaaaaagaggtgGGGAATTCACAACCTCTCAAACGAAGTCGAGATATTAAGTATTTCAAGTGTCTTGGTTACGGTCATATAGCCTCTGAATGTCCAAACAAGAAG GTTACAAAGCAGGTTGTAGTACCTTTCTCTATTAGCAAGTCCTACAAAGATGAGGTTGTTTGTGATGTGGTTCCTATGAAAGCCAGCCATCTTCTTTTGGGAAGGCCTTGGCAGTACGATCGGAGGGCTATTCATGACGGCTTCAAAAACACCTATTCATTTGCCaagaatggaaagaatatagtgtTGGCACCACTTAGCCCGCAACAGGTCCAGAAGGATCAGCTTGTGATTGAAAAGGGCAAGAAAGAGAACCTATTTGCCAACAAGGGGGAAGTGAAGCGAGTTTTGACTaaccatgaaattatttttgttcttgtagctAAGCAGGTTCCAAGTGAAGAAGTCTCCCTTCCACCGCAAATGAAGGAGATCTTAGAGGAATTTACAGATGTGTTCCCGGAAGAATTACCAAAAGGATTGCCACCAATCAGAGGGATCGAGCATCAGATTGATCTCATTCCAGGATTTGCCCTACCAAATAGACCAGCCTATAGATGCAATCCCGAGGAGGCCAAGGAGTTGCAGCGGCAAGTTGCGGATCTTTTGGAGAAGGGTTATGTAAGAGAGTCTATGAGCCCATGTTCAGTACCAGCTCTGTTGGTACCAAAGAAGGATGGATCTATGCGGATGTGCATGGATAGTAGGGCGATAAACaagatcataataaaatatcgcTATCCAATCCCGCGATTGGACGATATGCTTGATGAGTTGCATGGAGCTAAGGACTTTTCAAAAATAGACCTTAGGAGCGGATACCATCAGATTCGCATGAAGGAAGGTGATGAATGGAAGACCGCATTCAAGACCAAGTTTGGATTGTATGAGTGGACGGTCATGCCATTTGGCTTGTCCAACGCACCTAGCACATTCATGAGATTGATGAATCATGTGCTGCGTAAGTTCATTGGTGATTTTGTGGttgtatattttgatgatattctaaTTTTTAGCAGAAATCAGGAAGAGCATATGGAGCACCTCAGGGGTGTTTTTGAGGTTCTGCGACAAGAGAAGCTATATGGCAACCTCAAAAAGTGTCATTTTTGTCAGGATCGCATAGTCTTTCTTGGCTATGTTGTGTCACAACATGGAGTGGAAGTTGATGAGGAAAAGGTGAAAGCGATCAAGGAGTGGCCTGTTCCTACTAATGTATCTGAAGTAAGGAGCTTTcatggcctagcatcctttttatCGGAG ATATACTCCATTAGTCTGGTAAACTTGTTTCTGAACGAGACTTGGGTCTTGTTGCTGCCGGCAACTAGCCTGACGCTGGAGCTGATGAATCCAGAATAG
- the LOC105038366 gene encoding U-box domain-containing protein 25-like: MPGSVAPLDLEGVTVPYHFRCPISLELMRDPVTVCTGQTYDRPSIESWVATGNTTCPVTRTPLTDFTLIPNHTLRRLIQEWCVAHRSLGVERIPTPKQPADPSLVRLLVSQASAGEHGTRSAALRRLRSLAQESDKNRAVISTHETRSALIEIAFEDPHPDLGLEAMGVLAMCSLTEGESAEVAGRPERLRRLVEVMREHPAMEARISAAAVLEAVAAGARAAVGATEGVMEGLVGLLEEKGSSARAVRAGIRGLFSLCLAKENRGRAVAAGAAAAVVGRIGELAAERGDAERALATVELLCRTEGGREAVVAGAGGGAAAVVALVRAMAGKASERAAEHAAGALVAVVGGSEWLQREAVGAGLVTQLLLMVQGGCSDRAKRKAQLLLKLLRSAWPHHDSIANSDDFLQPF, encoded by the coding sequence ATGCCGGGGAGCGTGGCGCCGTTGGATCTGGAGGGGGTGACGGTACCGTACCACTTCCGGTGCCCGATCTCGCTGGAGCTGATGCGGGATCCTGTCACCGTGTGCACGGGCCAAACCTATGACCGGCCGAGCATCGAGTCGTGGGTGGCGACCGGGAACACGACGTGTCCCGTCACCCGGACGCCGCTCACCGACTTTACTCTTATACCGAATCACACTCTGCGCCGCCTCATCCAGGAGTGGTGCGTCGCTCACCGCTCACTCGGGGTGGAGCGGATCCCGACCCCGAAGCAACCGGCCGATCCGAGCCTCGTCCGGCTCCTCGTCTCCCAGGCCTCCGCCGGCGAGCACGGCACCCGCTCCGCCGCACTCCGGCGGCTACGTTCGCTCGCGCAGGAGAGCGATAAGAATCGGGCGGTGATCTCCACCCACGAGACCCGATCGGCGTTGATCGAGATCGCGTTCGAGGATCCGCATCCGGATCTGGGGCTGGAGGCGATGGGGGTGCTGGCGATGTGCTCTCTGACGGAAGGGGAGAGCGCGGAGGTAGCGGGACGGCCCGAGAGGTTGAGGAGATTGGTGGAGGTAATGAGGGAGCACCCAGCGATGGAGGCGCGGATCAGTGCGGCTGCGGTGTTGGAGGCGGTGGCGGCGGGGGCGCGGGCGGCGGTGGGGGCAACGGAGGGGGTGATGGAGGGGCTTGTGGGGCTTTTGGAAGAGAAGGGGAGTAGTGCGCGGGCTGTGCGGGCGGGGATCCGGGGGCTGTTCTCCCTCTGCCTGGCGAAGGAGAACCGGGGGCGGGCGGTGGCTGCgggggcggcggcggcggtggtgGGGCGGATCGGGGAGCTGGCGGCTGAGCGCGGGGACGCGGAGCGGGCACTGGCGACGGTGGAGCTGCTGTGCCGGACAGAGGGTGGGAGGGAGGCGGTGGTGGCTGGGGCGGGGGGAGGGGCGGCGGCGGTGGTGGCGCTGGTGAGGGCGATGGCGGGGAAGGCGTCGGAGAGGGCGGCGGAGCACGCGGCGGGGGCGCTGGTGGCGGTTGTAGGAGGGTCAGAGTGGCTCCAGAGGGAGGCTGTGGGGGCCGGGTTGGTGACTCAACTCCTCCTAATGGTGCAAGGGGGGTGTTCGGACCGCGCCAAGAGAAAGGCTCAGCTCCTCCTTAAGCTTCTCCGGTCGGCGTGGCCCCACCACGACTCCATCGCCAACTCCGACGACTTCCTACAGCCTTTCTAA